The following nucleotide sequence is from Fusarium graminearum PH-1 chromosome 1, whole genome shotgun sequence.
ATCATGGGAGAGCAATTAGAATATTAAGGATTAGATGGCAGTCAACATTCACACAGGTTTGGCACAGATACAAAAGCTTGGTCATAAGTTGTCGTTGCTATTTTATTTTTGAAGTGGAATGACACCTCAAGACTGGAGCCGTGTCTATCCATCATGAATGAGATCTTCATCACAGACGCAACGGCATCTCACAAGTCAAATCATCAGCTCCTCACAGCACTGGCATTTTTTGGTCGGTGAATAGTCAAAGGTATGAACGTAATCTTGAGATCATGACGACCCTTTTCCTAGCCATATCACGCCCGATTGAACCATCAACCCAAAACAATTGTCTTCGTGAATCCTTTTTTATTCGCGATTGCATCTATAGCACAACCATTTGCAACGCAATATCCGGTGCCCGACCCTTCAGGGGAAACTTTCCATTTGCCCTGATGCTTATCACGCCGAAAAAATGCCAGAAGGTAGGATAGTCCCAACTTAAAACTTGGAGAACTTCTTAACAGACTTGCCGGTTCGGGGCAGGACACGCAGGACGTTGAAGCGGACCTTGAATTAATGTTAGCAATTGTTCCTCACACACAGCGGTTCCAAATCGTTCGGGGACAAAACGTACAGTCTTGCTGAGAGGTCGGCACTGGCCAACGGTAACCTGGTCACCCTCCTGGACACGGAAAGCGGGGGAAACGTGGGCGGCAACGTTCTTGTGTCGCTTCTCGTATCGGGAGTACTTCTGAATAAAGTGAAGGTACTCGCGgcggatgatgatggttcgGTGCATCTTGGTGGAAACGACGGTACCGGTCAGGATACGGCCACGGATAGAGACGAGACCAGTGAAGGGGCACTTCTTGTCTACAAGGTCAAAGTGTTAGTGATGCGCTCTTCAATGCATGCCATTCCCTGCATATGATCTCTTGTCCTGCCCAATGCTCGTCCATCATGGTCGTGATTTCGTGTGTCGATTGTCGATTTCGTTCCTTGTCTTCCAAAATTTCCCAAGTCTCAATATTGATCGCACGTACCGATGTAGCTGCCCTCAATGGCGGTCTTGGGGGTTCGGAAACCCAGACCGACGTCCTTGTACCATCGTCGGCCACCCTTGCCCGGTCGGGTggacttggtcttggtcttcgAGTTCTGGAAGATGTGAGGCTGCTTCTGGAAAGCACGCTCCGACTGGACGGTCAACTCGGTCGCCCTGATGGAGAGGTTAGCGACTCATTCGTTTTTCGACATCGTATATTCGTTTCGCTGTGACTGACATCTTGAATTATCCTTCTCGGGCAGGTACCGTAGGCGAGATGGCGTATCGTAGGTTGAGCTGGTAGGGCGAGGTTGAGACTGGCTAAGGCGGACAGTAGTTTTCGCTGATGGAGAAGTAGGGCAGGAAAACTACTTTTCGTGAACCTACTTAGGGCTTGCAAAAATTAGGCAAGTGGCGGTGCATCAACCGAGCGCCACAGCACGTGATGGTGGGGAGACCTGTGGCTGTGGTCTCACGTGAGTCGGCGACAGTTCTGGCCATGATTTTTTAGAGTGGGTAAATGAGCAGCACTTGTCGACGTGGGTCCCTGGTCCCCTCCCCTGGCAGCCCATGCccaaagtaaacaaacacGCGTGAAATGGTGGTTGTACAAAGTTCACGCAGCCCACTATCAGTTTATCGCCATCGCGCTTTCATGCTGGGGTTGAACTTGAATCAAACAAGACCCAGCAATTTAATTACATACGATGGCGCCCGGTGATGCCACTCTGCCCGCTACGCGGCGCACGCGCAGATCAATCGGTGCGCATACAGATGTTAATAAAGCTTTCGGAAAAGAGAATGCGACAACCGACGTCACGAGTTCCTTGGCTGCGAATCGCAAAAAGTCGAGGAGTAAGAGTTTAGGTCCTGGTGGCCTGGATGCACTTATGAAAGCCAACGGAAACAGGCGAGCTGTGAGACATTCTGGTTGTCTATTATTTAATCCAATGCAATATACTAATAAATGCAGTCCCTTGCTGCCCCTACGAGAGCCCCGCGTTCAATTCTTAAACCAACAATGCCAATTCCCGAGATACCCCCCTTAAAGCCCAGACAATCGAAAATAAATAATTCCAGAGAGCCGACACAAGAGTTTTCAACCCCTACTCTCAGCGGTTCCAAGATTGCCAtcaagacagaagaagagcagcaagcCGCAGCACGAGAGCGTGAGGAGCGGGAGCGTCGTGATGCCCGTCGCAAGTCACTTGCCAACCGTCGCGTATCCTTCGCCGCCGAGGCAACTCTACACACCTTTCACGAAGTTGAATTCAATCAAGattcaacaacatctacCGATTCGACAAGGCGAAACTCTACCGCAGCACAACAAAGGGAacgggaagaggaagacaagaaaaatCGACGGAGCTCTGGCCCCCCTCAAATCGACTTTCACGAATCCGATGACGACACTGCGACAACACTCTATAGTTCAGATTCCGAGCCTGCAGATGCGGTCGAAGaggttgctgatgttgaggaggatggcGACGACGACAGCAGCGAGTCCGACGACGgaacgatgatgacaatcGACGATGTGACCGGAACAACAGCTGCTTCGGATCGGTCAGTTGattctgatgatggagagtCATCCACGCTAGATGAAGCTCTCAGACTGGCTGCGCGAAGAGCTGGTAACCAGCAACTCAgggatgacgaagacgacgatgatctcgatgatgacgaagaattCATTCCCTCGTTTGGATGGGGCAAAGATGCAAATAAGCAAAATATCGCTGCCCAGAACCAAGAAAATCAGCCACCTCCTGCTCGTCCTCAACCGAAACAAGATCTCCAGGATGCcacagaaacaaacatgaGCATGGAtttggatatggatatggacatCACACGTGTAGTTGGCGGAATACTTAAGCCCCAATTAACCCAGCAGTATGATCCGGACGAAGACATGTCTATGGATGTTACTCGTGTGTTGGGGGGCATCCTTAAACGCCAGTCGCAAGAGCATAACCCAGACGAAGACATGTCAATGGATGTTACACGCGCATTTGGCGGCATTGTCAACCAGCCACAAAACGCGAGCGCCCCTATTgatgaccaagaagacgaagacgatgcCCCGATGGAAGAAGCCACTATGGAGTTTACAACTGCAATTGGCGGCATCCAAAGACCAGCACCcatcgaagaagacgatgattCGGACGGTAATGAAGACATGTCAATGGAGCTTACCACTGTTATTGGTGGGGTGCTGGCGAAAAATAAAAGAAAGACCATCGCTGCTTCGCGAAGGCGCTCAGCCTCTCAACCTGACGATGAGAACGACGACGAGGCCCCGATGGATATGACACTTGCAGTCGGTCAAATTCTCTCAAAACCggacgatgatgactcgGAAGACAACGCGgacgaagaaggcgatgCTACCATGGGAATGGACATGACCACTGCCATTGGgggcattctcaacaaagTGACAGGTGGTTCACGAGATCTGGGCAAGCGAGTtatggaagaagaagctgataGCGCAGCCAACCCAGACGAAGCAATTGAGGCTGCTATAAGCAAGAGTGCTGTCAGCCATTTTCTTCAACCCCCTACTGCAAGCGAGAAACAAACCACAACTCCAAGTCCTCGGCCTTCAAGATCCCCGGCAAGCGCTTTGCGAAATACCGCCAACCCAAAGATCCCAACACCACAACGAACCACTCGGAACTCTAGGACGCCCTCACCTGTGAaggcaacaacaacaccacggTCAGCCAAAGTAAGGACGCCAGCTTCCGCCAAACCAGCCACACCGCAGCTCGAGTCAGTCGTATCAGAACGGACGGCTACTCCTCGCTCTACGCAACGCATTTCTcgttctgcttctccaaaACGACCGCCATCGGCCAGAACTACCAGAGCCAACTCCAGGACCCCATCTCCTGTCAAGTCCACTCCTAAGAAGAGTCTCTTCCAGAATAACCCCAGAAATGGCAGCCGAACCCCGACAGTCACATTGACACCTCAAC
It contains:
- a CDS encoding 40S ribosomal protein S11, giving the protein MATELTVQSERAFQKQPHIFQNSKTKTKSTRPGKGGRRWYKDVGLGFRTPKTAIEGSYIDKKCPFTGLVSIRGRILTGTVVSTKMHRTIIIRREYLHFIQKYSRYEKRHKNVAAHVSPAFRVQEGDQVTVGQCRPLSKTVRFNVLRVLPRTGKSVKKFSKF